The following is a genomic window from Daphnia magna isolate NIES linkage group LG4, ASM2063170v1.1, whole genome shotgun sequence.
GTCTCCAATATTACACCTCTGCTACCGGAAGAGTCAGATCGTTTAATTGGCAGGATGCGGCAGGCGGACATCAACTTAATAATCAGAACTACAACATTTGTTTCCGGACTGAACTCGTGTCGGCTCAGGTAtgaattcttctttcttcattttgcaATTAATGGACTGCAGCAAAATAATGGAACGTTTGCTATTGAATTGGTTGATTAATGAACCAGAGAGCCACTCGGATGTGCGTGTCTGTTTGCACGGTTGCCAATGGCGGTGATGCATTCTCTATCACCACCAATCCATTCGTCGCTGTTAATTCTGCCGCCGGTATATCCACAGTCGATGCAAATAATGTAGCAGTTGCGACTTGCCTGTACGATTTCCTCGCTATCGCTGGCGCCCGGGATGCTACCGGGATTGAGGCTGATCGTTACTGCGGTAACCATCTAAATCCTGCGGTGGGCACACCGCAAGCCCCGGGTGCAGGAACTCCCGTCGAAGTGTGCAGTAAGTTAATGAAATCGTAAACTATACATGGTCTTAATATTGCTAAATGTCGAAATGTCGTAACAGCTCCAATTAGGCCATTTAAGATGACCTATCGAACTGACGGTACGGAATTGGCGGTAGGTGCACCGTTTACACCGACGAATCCTATTGTGGCTATCGCCGATAACGCCAACACTGGATTCTGCCTCGACTACCAAGAACGATAGACTATAGGCACCTGTTGGTGGTGTTatttaaatctttttctcGGTGGTGGGAGTTCTTTTAATGCATTTAACGAGCTTTCTTGGTTTTGTTGGTAAATGTTTGCAAATTATCCATGCAACAAATCAGTGGACGGACGATAATTCTGTGGTCCACCAAAAACTACTCGCAACAGATGAGTACGTTCTTACAAAGCTTCATTGTTCTTTTACTGTTTCAATTTGACAATGTTTTTGGCCCTTGTGCtctatttaaataaatttcattttaggtGGCATAGTAATTTTATTGGAGGTCATGTAGGATTTCTATCGAAGCGCTGATTTCTAGTTGTCATAGGCATCAGAACAATCATGTCAATCACGGCCTAAAGAAAGATTAATTGGAAACTTTAGTTAAGTAACCTAGTTGCCCAAGCAAGCTGCTTAAGAGCACACCGCTTACGTTCTCCTAAATCTAAGTTGTACCCAAGATCGCTCTTTTTTGCAGCAAGTTTTGTAGAGCGTATTGAAAATATGGATGAAACTGATGAGGGTTTCGTATGTGTATGTACGAATCATGTTTTAATCGGATTGGGGCGCTGGATGTTGGTGGATCAAATCCCATCAAAGGTATAAAGTACACAACATGTTTTCTGATTCACTTTATTGACTTTATCACTGACAGTTTATAAGCGTTTTAGTAATTTACTTTGGGCTACTTGGAATTCTTATTACTAATGTGaacaaatttaaattactGGTAAAAGTTAAAGTTAAAACTGCAtgactcatggctcaacggtaGAGCATCAGAGCGGTATACGAAAGGTTTAGGGTTCAATTCCCAAAAGAGTTAAGTTACATTCCAATGTAAAAATTAGTTCCatcggaaaaataaaacgtatACTGGAATATAACAACTTAGATGAAAAATGTATTGTTGAACACATAATATGATAATTAATCCTACtctatttattgtttgttaatATGAAACAAGTACTAAAATTTTCATCACTTTCAGATTTCTTCAACATGGTCCAGTATATACCACTACATATAATCCATCATGGGCACTGGATTCCGTCACACCtgaatgggattcgaacccaagaGATAGAGTATTCCAGTCCagcgctctaccattgagctatgagAGATACTATTTCATAATCTAAGTCTTCAACacattaaggtaactgtgcaaagttgtacataggggatcaaatatcaatgggggggatatagggggggttgccaggAAGGTATCGCATCCGCCTAGCAACTCCAAGGTCCGTGGTTCGATTCCCAGGAGGTTCCCGATGTCCTGTGCCTCCAACCTTCCCAGGTGTTCACCTCCCACGTCTGCCAGTCGAGTGTGGAAacttccccattacgaagtaatgggacggatattttggcaaTATTTAATATAATACCCAATAATAATTTTCGATAAATTGTTAATTTTGAACCATTGCCATCATCTGCCGATGAATTCCCATACAATGCTTATTCAATTTAAACTATTAGTATTTGTAATAATTCTTACGACTTATTTGGGAGTTGAACCAATAACCTTCGGCATATCgtgccgatgctctaccactgagctataagTCATGATAAATCCTGTCTATACTTTCGTATTAATTGAGTtcaacaaatttggacttagaataatttttgtagcATGATTCAAGATAATTTCCTACTAACATTTCCACAATAAATCCATGTATTAGAACCGCAGATACAATTCATGTATTCATTTAATGTGGTAACCTTCAGCcaggatttgaacccgagaCCTTTGGATCCGTTACCCAACATTCTACCACAGAGCTATGATCCTTGTATTTAAGCTATTCAggttaaaaatttgttttacgAGCCTTATTTATGCCTGTATTATTGCCTTTATTGCCCTTATTATCTTTTCGtgccttctaatattagtgaaaaattaaatataactcatggctcaacggttgagcatcggcaatgcaCGCCGAAAGTTTAGGGATCGATACCCGAAagagttaaattaaaatctaTGAATGCATTCCAATACATCTAATAAACCGATATATACAAAGGTTGTATACAAAATCAATTGTAACTGTTGCAattgtcaataaaaaaaactgatgTACAAGTATGAACAACAGTAAACTACCAACTACAGGATTGGAATTTCATCAGCGATAAATCAAAGGCACTCAGTACAAGAACTGCACATCAGTGGCCATCTCAGCAGTGTTAAAGAGTCcaatccttaaaagaaaaaagtgcaaaGTTCAGAAATGTATGGAGTGTGAACACAAAGAAAGTATGAAAgacaagtttttcaaaatcaatgtaaaacaaaatttgtattgacaaTTCTCCACataatgaaatattttgcaacttttaaaaggcaaaataaccatttcaaaagttgctgtcaaccaaggcagggggagacactgcctcaattgactcaccggggagattacccagtgcttggctaagagaagccggaagaagagctgaagatttggaacatttttacaggagcgattaacctttaattcggatttgtgggtagcgacatagccctccataagcatttcatcgaactatgaggacccccacgtcccctttccggccagagccctccaaacctcgatatatgttgtttttatatataccgtacagtaggggcatgaccccctacgggcttattatgagtcaaggggaaacggggccacagaaaagaagggagcccagatatgcacttcaatttgcCTTTAATAAAATACCGTAACATGAGGAACGTTAATAAATCATGGATATTTCCAATCGTGCTTCCAATTACCATCCATTGTTTTGGCACCCAGCCTCAGTCAAAATCCTATTCTAATTCAGTATGATTTGTAGtctacattaaagaaaaaaacacgaattagtattaaattttttgctGATACATCTACTTAATACAGCAAAAttcttttgccatttttcttaCAATTTACTACCAGGACATTGTGGGATTTAGAATAAATATTCTGTCTactttggtaaaaaaaatccttccctGTAGAAAGGAAAAGTATGAAAGTGGATTTTTAATTTACAACATGCTGTTTGATAACAAACCTAGcttgtcaacaacaaaaccaGCCACAACAAATTTCGTTGCTGTCTTGTTTGGTAAAAATCCTTCcctgtagaaaagaaaagtatgaaAATGGGGTTTGTAATGTACAGCGTGCTGTTTGATAACAAACCTTGCATGTCAACAGCAAACCCATCCACATCTAATTTCGTTCCCGAACTCTCTGTAAAAGTGCAAAAGATGTATAAGATTAATCCTGGAATGCGAGAAAGCCATGGGTTGTAAACAACCAATTCAAGTCCATATCTCCTTCGCTATCGTTTGCTTCGCGTGCGTCTTGTGGAAGAGTGCTGGTGAAAATTCATCAACATAGGTCCGACATTTTCAATGCATCGACCGTTTGGGTTCTGCCCGATGGTACAATGCCACTTTGAACTGTTCAAATCGAGTAGTATGAACTTCAAACGAAATGTATGAAGTTCTTATTTGCTTCGTTACTTCCTCACCTCCGTCGTCTGCTGTTCTACGACCATAACAAATCTGGAAGCTTTTGAAGATGATAGTTTTTAGGCTGGTGAACCAAGTGGGCAGCTCTTGATAAGCATGGCTAAGTAAGCCATAATTACAGTCACTGTCAGCTACAATAAAAGTGACATATGGGAGATTCCTATGGGGGACAAACATCTGCTTGTCAGTTGTCACCCAAAACATCCCAGATCGTAGGACTGGCCTGTTGGATATTCTGAATCTGTTAGCATTTAAAAGTGAATGTTTAACAATAATCAAATCTTCTACAATTATCTTGGGTATCTAAATGTTATCTTCCTTTATCCCAAACCCCAAaccaacaattaaaaaaaaaagaattcattgTGTCAAACTTATATACCTAGAGACATTGCTTGCAAATGAGGTTGCTTCTTATCCATTCACGAAGAGCCGTAAATGTCTTAAATCAGAGGGATGTAATTAATTACGTCTATATTTATCATTTGTACAGTTTAGGAATACAATTTAACAGACAAATTTTCTCTGAGAGATAACAACAGCACTAACTTCTTCTTTTGGGCAGGTCACTTTATCACACGAGCCATCTAGCGGACATTTTAGCCATCTAGAGGAATGATAATCAATCTTATCTAAATGCAATATTACACAGtatactcaaaattaaacactgatttcgaaaaaaatattcattttctCATTAAATCagccattttgaaatattgaaTAATCGTGCTGACACGCTAGCGCTGTAGCATGCTGGCGCACAAatttaaccttttttttcatttattgaaaacaattcaagtctcactttaaaaaaaacagattttcATAGTCACCGTTCAATTgcgaatcgaattcatgtattttcatctagatctagatttttccaaaaaaatgaaaaagtgggaatgGTATAGCCTTCTCTTTTTTActaaatcagaaaaaaacgaTATCTTTTGGAATTGGTTGAAACTCACACACTCTACTCTTAATTGAATGTTGATTACGAAGTAGAGaagttttttcttgttaaatcagccGTTTGTGAAATATAAAGAATGTATTGTGACGCTTGCGTTTTAGAGTGCTAGCGAGCTTATTATGAAAACAcgttttatttacttttatttcaaaaattcacaGCCCACATAAAAATGACATCAATTTTCGTGACGCTCGTTAAAGATTAACGTAAATCATGTAcagtaaattattttaaaatttttgggaaaacaaataaaattggaaaaaagcGAAGGGAATTTTCCTGGAAATTACCCTAATTTTGGCCTAAAAaccggtaaaaaaaaattacatttctTGGAGTTGTTGTAAAACTACACAGTGTAATCAGGATTGACCactgattaaaaaaatttaaatattccTTCCTTTTCTCATtaaacagtcggtttttgaaatACACTGAATAATTATGCTGTAGTGAGCTGgcgcacaatttttttgtcgACATTATTCCTTATCTGGAAGTGAATATAGGAATCAGATTGTAAGAATCCTGTTATTTATTTGAAACTTTGCTTTTATTCTTCGGAGAGCGATGTTTCCTTAGTTCAATCTCAAAAGCTGTTCAACTTTAAGGCAACATTTTACCTTGAACTGAAAAACTAAGTCTTAGCGAAAGCGTCCATATTATCCTAACTTTAGATAGATAAAAGTctcaaagaaaatcaaacttATACCGTTTTTATTCAGCTAGTTTTTCTTTCGCTCAGGCTAACTTTATCGTTTCCTTCCAATTTAAAACGAGCGTTCCTTATCTTATAATCTGAAAAAAAGGGCAACTAATCTTCACAGCTGTGCTATAATAGCGAGAGAAAATGTTATACATAAAAAGATAATAAGATATTCAACAATAAgtcgcaataaaaaaaagatgcaagAAATCGTGCCGATCTCCAAGGATGAGGAATAAGAAGCTCAAGAGTCAAATACTTGGCAAGAACAAGTCAAATAAGGCCTGTTGGTTGACAAGGTACTCGGCCCAAATCCTTTTTAGTCACTTTTACAAAAGTGTTTTACGATGACGAGTGGAAGATTCGAATGCACTCGAGTATATAAGGTGAAGTAACCCGCAAGATATTTTGCAAGTCTCTGATAAACCACGTCGGAGTGTACAACGTCTTGCAAACGGAAACAGAGTTaatcacatttaaaaaaaaaagaaagaaaatgctGAAAGTCTGGCTAGTAATCTATGCCGTTTTGGCAATTCAAACTTGCCGAGCTTGGGACGGCAATAACGAAATAATGCAATCAGCAGCTACCGAACAACGATTGAACGAGTACTTTCCCGATGCCTTCGGTCTTATACCAGAACCAGACCGTTGGAATGCTCGTTACTTCCAGAAGAACCCTCCGTTTCTAGGTAAGAAATGTAAAGGTTAACGACTTTTAAGTTATCAATTACAATAGCCATTTCGTAGAGCAAGAAAGTCTATACGAAGGGCGAACACCTTCCAGCAGTTGGAAATCCCAGAGAAATCAGTTCAGCAAATACTTTCTTGATGGTAAGTTGatgtaaattattttttctgtgttttaaAGAAGTTAACTGTAGAAGTTAACTTTCAGGCAATCCCagtcaagaaaacaacaaattagAAAGCCGTTTAGCCCTCGGTGGCTTGGGCGCCAATCTGATTAACACGGGCCTCTTTAACAACCGATTTACTCCAGCGAATACGTGGAGACCGTTTAACAGTTTAGCAAACAGAATTCCTATTACGTACAATCCAAATTTCGATAGCCCTCTCGACGACTTCGACGGATGCACTTCACCTAGCGGCGAGTCAGGAATTTGCGTTCCAGGATCGGCCTGTTCCTTGTTTGGTGGCAAACCTAGTGGTTCCTGCGTCCTGGGAAAAGTTTGCTGCATCAGTAAGTTCAAAACTATTCAACTGTTGGCCTTTAAGGAATTTGGAATTTCATATTACCATTTTTAACAGACGCCATCACTGGCTGTGGCGGAAGCGTTACTCTAAACAACACGTACTGGCAGTCTCCCATTACGGCCGTTAGCGCTTCATCCAGCTGCACGCTGACAGTCCGATTGAACACCAAGTACGTGGAGCAACTAAAGAAGCCCATCTGCCAAATTCGGTAAGACACATCGTTGATTAACCCAGCTAAATGAATCAACAATTCGAATTTGCTTATCGTCTAGACTGGACTTTGTTTCTTTCACGACTGCCCAGCCGACACTAGGAACTTGCACAGATACTTTTCAGGTCGGCGGTTCAACTTCTACAGTTCCAATTATTTGCGGAGACAACAACGGACAGCACAGTAAGTAAAAACTAAACCAATTAActcaaaaatgaaatataagTAAACACGATTAATACATATTCACGTTATATTACCACAGTGTACATCGACGTGCCATCGTCTGCCACCACACCCTCTGATGTCCAACTCGTGTTCAACTTTGGAACAGGAACAGCTACGCGTTCATGGAACATCAAAATCGCAATGCTCCCGTGCGGTGCCTCCTACCTTGGTAAAATCGTCAAATCACATAGCTAAAACGTCTAAAATAAATTGCTTCTACTACCTTGATTATGACTCAAGCTCCTGCCGACTGCCTGCAATACTTCACCACAAGCTCTGGTAAAGTTAAATCATTTAACTGGCAAGACGTGGCCACTACCACCATCCGCCAACTCAACAACCAAAATTACAACATTTGTTTTAGGACCGAACTGCTTTCAGGACAGGTACGAATCATCTTTGTTAATAAATACCCGCTAACAAAGAAAGGCCATTCAACTAACATTACAACTACTTCAAATTCAATTCATGCCTAGCGTGCAACGGAAGTGTGCTTATCAGCTTGTACGGTCACCAATGGCGATGCTTTTTCTATCACAACACCGACAAACAATgctgccgctgctgctgccgctCTTGTGACGGGAGCAGTAACAGCAGTAACAATTGCCACAGCTAACGTAGCCACGGCGGTGGCGGGAGGTGTTGCAGCTACTATCACGGCTGCTAATGCGGCCCTCGCAACCGCTCAAGCCAATCTTGCAACAGCTCAAACTAACGCTGCTAcagccgctgctgctgctggcgTTCTCTCCGGAGTGGGCACTAGTGCTGTGGTGAATGGCGTCACCACAGCCACCTGCATGTACGATTTTTTGCTCATCGGTGGTGGTCGAGATGCGGCAGGGATTGCGGCGGACCGTTACTGTGGTAACGCACTCAATCCGGCAGCTGCTGGGTCAGCTACAAACGTCCAAGTCTGCAGTAAGTTGTCATTTGATTTGCACTTGAGGATTGAACGATAAACTTACTTTGAGCTGAATGTCTTTGTTACACAGCTCCTATCAAATCATTCAAAATGAATTACCGGACCGACAGCACCGAAGCGGCTGTGGCTGCCGCCACCAATGTTCTTCCCGCTCCGGCGGATACGCTTAACGTCGGATTCTGCATCGATTATCAAGAGAAATAGAGGCGAAGAATATTGTGTTTAAGTCGTATTATCTTAAAGGAGATACTATATACTTGCAATCGTCTCCTGGTGCTGGAGTTTTTAAAATGGGTTTTCAGTAGATTACCGTGACTGTGAAAAACATGTAGCCTACTGCATTACAAGACATTTGATATTGATTAGTCAGTTTAGTTTGCCGTAGTGGATATGCATTATGAATAAACAGAACATTTTACAAAACACATAATTTGTTATCAATCGCCTATAATGATTATATAGTCAAGAAATAGAGTGATATGAAGGGTAAGAAGGTTTAATTACCTCACTTTTGATGGAAGAGTTCCAACCACGAGTTTAAATAGAGCAAAAGAGGTTTAAAAGGCTGAATCAACACAGCAGAACTGTTTCCAATGCGATTTCCTGCCTT
Proteins encoded in this region:
- the LOC116934477 gene encoding uncharacterized protein LOC116934477 — its product is MLKVWLVIYAVLAIQTCRAWDGNNEIMQSAATEQRLNEYFPDAFGLIPEPDRWNARYFQKNPPFLEQESLYEGRTPSSSWKSQRNQFSKYFLDGNPSQENNKLESRLALGGLGANLINTGLFNNRFTPANTWRPFNSLANRIPITYNPNFDSPLDDFDGCTSPSGESGICVPGSACSLFGGKPSGSCVLGKVCCINAITGCGGSVTLNNTYWQSPITAVSASSSCTLTVRLNTKYVEQLKKPICQIRLDFVSFTTAQPTLGTCTDTFQVGGSTSTVPIICGDNNGQHMYIDVPSSATTPSDVQLVFNFGTGTATRSWNIKIAMLPCGASYLAPADCLQYFTTSSGKVKSFNWQDVATTTIRQLNNQNYNICFRTELLSGQRATEVCLSACTVTNGDAFSITTPTNNAAAAAAALVTGAVTAVTIATANVATAVAGGVAATITAANAALATAQANLATAQTNAATAAAAAGVLSGVGTSAVVNGVTTATCMYDFLLIGGGRDAAGIAADRYCGNALNPAAAGSATNVQVCTPIKSFKMNYRTDSTEAAVAAATNVLPAPADTLNVGFCIDYQEK